From Cinclus cinclus chromosome 26, bCinCin1.1, whole genome shotgun sequence, one genomic window encodes:
- the YTHDF2 gene encoding YTH domain-containing family protein 2 isoform X1, whose protein sequence is MSASSLLEQRPKGQGNKVQNGSVHQKDGLNDDDFEPYLSPQARPNNAYTAMSDSYLPSYFSPSIGFSYSLGEAAWSTGGDPPMPYLTSYGQLSNGEPHFLPDAMFGQPGALGSTPFLGQHGFNFFPSGIDFSAWGNNSSQGQSTQSSGYSSNYAYAPSSLGGAMIDGQSAFANETLNKAPGMNTVDQGMAALKLGSTDLASSVPKVVGSAVGSGSITSNIVTSNSLPPATIAPPKPTSWADIASKPAKQQPKLKTKNGIAGSSLPPPPIKHNMDIGTWDNKGPVAKAPSQALVHNLAQQPVQVSPQPMGQQINSSPPVTQAPGGQQPQVLPPPAPMPVPPAQPTRWVAPRNRGNGFGQNGVDGNGMGQAQSTSGSPSEPHPVLEKLRSVNNYNPKDFDWNPKHGRVFIIKSYSEDDIHRSIKYNIWCSTEHGNKRLDAAYRSMNGKGPVYLLFSVNGSGHFCGVAEMKSPVDYNTCAGVWSQDKWKGRFDVRWIFVKDVPNSQLRHIRLENNENKPVTNSRDTQEVPLEKAKQVLKIIATYKHTTSIFDDFSHYEKRQEEEENVKKVTCSYTENWREDTDLSALICVFCCETGSCVSSSLKQDQLGAFSLQLK, encoded by the exons ATGTCGGCTAGCAGCCTCCTGGAGCAG AGACCCAAGGGCCAAGGCAACAAAG TGCAAAATGGCTCTGTGCACCAGAAAGATGGGTTGAATGATGATGACTTTGAGCCCTACCTGAGTCCGCAGGCCCGCCCG aataatGCATACACTGCAATGTCTGATTCCTACTTACCTAGCTACTTCAGTCCCTCCATTGGATTCTCCTACTCCTTAGGCGAAGCTGCCTGGTCCACAGGGGGAGACCCCCCCATGCCCTACCTGACCTCGTATGGACAGCTGAGCAACGGGGAGCCTCACTTCCTCCCTGACGCCATGTTTGGGCAGCCAGGAGCCCTTGGCAGTACTCCATTCCTTGGGCAGCATGGCTTTAACTTTTTTCCAAGTGGGATTGACTTTTCGGCTTGGGGGAATAACAGTTCTCAGGGACAATCCACTCAAAGCTCTGGCTACAGCAGCAACTATGCCTATGCTCCCAGCTCACTAGGAGGGGCCATGATTGATGGGCAGTCAGCCTTTGCCAACGAGACCCTGAACAAGGCTCCTGGCATGAACACTGTTGACCAGGGCATGGCAGCCCTCAAGCTTGGCAGCACTGACTTGGCGAGCAGTGTCCCGAAAGTTGTCGGCTCAGCCGTGGGGAGTGGATCTATCACCAGTAATATCGTGACATCGAACAGTTTGCCTCCAGCAACGATTGCACCGCCAAAGCCAACCTCATGGGCTGACATTGCCAGCAAACCTGCCAAGCAGCAGCCCAAGCTGAAGACCAAGAATGGCATTGCAGGGTCGAGTCTTCCACCGCCTCCCATAAAGCATAATATGGATATCGGAACTTGGGATAACAAAGGGCCAGTGGCAAAAGCGCCATCACAGGCCTTGGTCCATAATCTTGCTCAGCAGCCAGTGCAGGTGTCTCCACAGCCCATGGGCCAGCAGATCAACAGTAGCCCACCAGTGACCCAGGCTCCAGGTGGGCAGCAGCCGCAGGTGCTGCCACCGCCAGCCCCGATGcctgtgccaccagcacagcccaccCGCTGGGTTGCCCCTCGGAATCGCGGCAATGGCTTCGGCCAGAATGGAGTGGACGGTAATGGAATGGGACAGGCTCAGTCCACTTCTGGTTCTCCTTCAGAGCCACACCCGGTCTTGGAGAAGTTGAGATCTGTCAACAACTACAACCCTAAGGATTTTGACTGGAACCCAAAGCATGGGCGAGTTTTCATCATTAAGAGTTACTCTGAGGATGATATCCATCGTTCCATTAAATACAACATCTGGTGCAGTACGGAGCATGGCAACAAGAGACTGGATGCAGCCTATCGCTCCATGAATGGGAAGGGCCCCGTATATTTACTGTTCAGTGTCAATGGTAGTGGTCACTTCTGTGGTGTAGCAGAAATGAAATCTCCTGTGGACTATAACACTTGTGCAGGTGTGTGGTCCCAGGACAAGTGGAAGGGACGTTTTGATGTCAGGTGGATTTTTGTGAAGGACGTTCCCAACAGCCAGCTGCGACACATCCGCCTAGAGAACAACGAGAATAAACCAGTGACCAACTCCAGGGACACTCAGGAGGTGCCTCTGGAAAAGGCTAAGCAGGTGTTGAAAATCATTGCCACCTATAAGCACACCACCTCCATCTTTGACGACTTCTCACACTATGAGAAACGccaagaggaggaagaaaatgttaaaaaggtAACATGTTCGT
- the YTHDF2 gene encoding YTH domain-containing family protein 2 isoform X2 gives MSASSLLEQRPKGQGNKVQNGSVHQKDGLNDDDFEPYLSPQARPNNAYTAMSDSYLPSYFSPSIGFSYSLGEAAWSTGGDPPMPYLTSYGQLSNGEPHFLPDAMFGQPGALGSTPFLGQHGFNFFPSGIDFSAWGNNSSQGQSTQSSGYSSNYAYAPSSLGGAMIDGQSAFANETLNKAPGMNTVDQGMAALKLGSTDLASSVPKVVGSAVGSGSITSNIVTSNSLPPATIAPPKPTSWADIASKPAKQQPKLKTKNGIAGSSLPPPPIKHNMDIGTWDNKGPVAKAPSQALVHNLAQQPVQVSPQPMGQQINSSPPVTQAPGGQQPQVLPPPAPMPVPPAQPTRWVAPRNRGNGFGQNGVDGNGMGQAQSTSGSPSEPHPVLEKLRSVNNYNPKDFDWNPKHGRVFIIKSYSEDDIHRSIKYNIWCSTEHGNKRLDAAYRSMNGKGPVYLLFSVNGSGHFCGVAEMKSPVDYNTCAGVWSQDKWKGRFDVRWIFVKDVPNSQLRHIRLENNENKPVTNSRDTQEVPLEKAKQVLKIIATYKHTTSIFDDFSHYEKRQEEEENVKKERQGRVK, from the exons ATGTCGGCTAGCAGCCTCCTGGAGCAG AGACCCAAGGGCCAAGGCAACAAAG TGCAAAATGGCTCTGTGCACCAGAAAGATGGGTTGAATGATGATGACTTTGAGCCCTACCTGAGTCCGCAGGCCCGCCCG aataatGCATACACTGCAATGTCTGATTCCTACTTACCTAGCTACTTCAGTCCCTCCATTGGATTCTCCTACTCCTTAGGCGAAGCTGCCTGGTCCACAGGGGGAGACCCCCCCATGCCCTACCTGACCTCGTATGGACAGCTGAGCAACGGGGAGCCTCACTTCCTCCCTGACGCCATGTTTGGGCAGCCAGGAGCCCTTGGCAGTACTCCATTCCTTGGGCAGCATGGCTTTAACTTTTTTCCAAGTGGGATTGACTTTTCGGCTTGGGGGAATAACAGTTCTCAGGGACAATCCACTCAAAGCTCTGGCTACAGCAGCAACTATGCCTATGCTCCCAGCTCACTAGGAGGGGCCATGATTGATGGGCAGTCAGCCTTTGCCAACGAGACCCTGAACAAGGCTCCTGGCATGAACACTGTTGACCAGGGCATGGCAGCCCTCAAGCTTGGCAGCACTGACTTGGCGAGCAGTGTCCCGAAAGTTGTCGGCTCAGCCGTGGGGAGTGGATCTATCACCAGTAATATCGTGACATCGAACAGTTTGCCTCCAGCAACGATTGCACCGCCAAAGCCAACCTCATGGGCTGACATTGCCAGCAAACCTGCCAAGCAGCAGCCCAAGCTGAAGACCAAGAATGGCATTGCAGGGTCGAGTCTTCCACCGCCTCCCATAAAGCATAATATGGATATCGGAACTTGGGATAACAAAGGGCCAGTGGCAAAAGCGCCATCACAGGCCTTGGTCCATAATCTTGCTCAGCAGCCAGTGCAGGTGTCTCCACAGCCCATGGGCCAGCAGATCAACAGTAGCCCACCAGTGACCCAGGCTCCAGGTGGGCAGCAGCCGCAGGTGCTGCCACCGCCAGCCCCGATGcctgtgccaccagcacagcccaccCGCTGGGTTGCCCCTCGGAATCGCGGCAATGGCTTCGGCCAGAATGGAGTGGACGGTAATGGAATGGGACAGGCTCAGTCCACTTCTGGTTCTCCTTCAGAGCCACACCCGGTCTTGGAGAAGTTGAGATCTGTCAACAACTACAACCCTAAGGATTTTGACTGGAACCCAAAGCATGGGCGAGTTTTCATCATTAAGAGTTACTCTGAGGATGATATCCATCGTTCCATTAAATACAACATCTGGTGCAGTACGGAGCATGGCAACAAGAGACTGGATGCAGCCTATCGCTCCATGAATGGGAAGGGCCCCGTATATTTACTGTTCAGTGTCAATGGTAGTGGTCACTTCTGTGGTGTAGCAGAAATGAAATCTCCTGTGGACTATAACACTTGTGCAGGTGTGTGGTCCCAGGACAAGTGGAAGGGACGTTTTGATGTCAGGTGGATTTTTGTGAAGGACGTTCCCAACAGCCAGCTGCGACACATCCGCCTAGAGAACAACGAGAATAAACCAGTGACCAACTCCAGGGACACTCAGGAGGTGCCTCTGGAAAAGGCTAAGCAGGTGTTGAAAATCATTGCCACCTATAAGCACACCACCTCCATCTTTGACGACTTCTCACACTATGAGAAACGccaagaggaggaagaaaatgttaaaaag
- the GMEB1 gene encoding glucocorticoid modulatory element-binding protein 1 isoform X1, protein MANAEVSVPVGDVVVVPSDGNEGENPEDTKTQVILQLQPVQQGLFMDGCFHHRIYQEGSEASAAVVAVETHTIHKLEEGIDPSSLETSEEIEIAYPITCGESKAILLWKKFVCPGINVKCVKFNDQLISPKHFVHLAGKSTLKDWKRAIRLGGIMLRKMMDSGQIDFYQHDKVCTNTCRSTKFDLLISSARAPVPGQQSVVQTPTSADGSITQIALSEESMEEGIEWNSALTAAVTMATEEGMKKDTDEISEDTLMFWKGIADVGLMEEVVCNIQKEIEEVLRGVQQRLGQSPFQMTDAAVLNNVAHTFGLMDTIKKVLDNRKNQTEQGEEQFLYTLADLERQLEEQKKLARDQKAKSQTIQNVVLMPMSAPKPPKRPRLQRPASATILSPSTPIQQPQFTVISPIAIAPVGQQFSVGNIPVATISQGSSPVTVHTLPSGSQLFRYATVVSSSKTSSSDTVTLHPSSSLALLSSAAMQDSGALANMAAVVNPMELVAMESGITSTIQAVEGTSDDGQTIIEIDPAPDPEADTDESDGKAVILETELRTEEKVVGDVEDHQHQVHNVEIVVLED, encoded by the exons ATGGCGAATGCCGAAGTGAGCGTCCCTGTGGGGGATGTGGTGGTTGTACCAAGTGACGGGAATGAAGGGGAGAACCCGGAGGATACCAAAACCCAAGTGATCTTGCAGCTCCAGCCCGTGCAGCAAG GTTTGTTTATGGATGGCTGCTTTCACCACAGGATTTACCAAGAGGGCTCTGAGgccagtgctgctgtggtggcCGTGGAAACCCACACCATCCACAAGCTGGAAGAAGGGATTG ACCCCAGCAGCCTTGAAACGAGTGAGGAAATTGAGATTGCCTATCCCATCACCTGTGGGGAGAGCAAAGCTATCCTTCTCTGGAAGAAGTTTGTCTGTCCAGGAATTAACGTCAAGTGTGTGAAG TTCAATGACCAACTGATTAGCCCAAAGCACTTCGTTCACTTGGCTGGGAAGTCTACCCTGAAGGATTGGAAGAGAGCCATTCGCCTTGGAGGAATCATGCTAAG GAAGATGATGGATTCGGGGCAGATTGACTTCTACCAACATGACAAAGTTTGCACCAACACCTGTCGAAGCACCAAGTTTGATCTCCTGATTAGCAGCGCCAGAGCAccagtgccagggcagcagagtGTGGTGCAGACTCCAACTTCAGCTGATG GGAGCATCACCCAGATCGCACTGTCAGAGGAGAGTATGGAGGAGGGGATCGAGTGGAACTCAGCTCTGacagctgctgtcaccatgGCCACTGAAGAAGGCATGAAAAAGGACACGGATGAGATCTCAG AGGATACGCTTATGTTTTGGAAAGGAATAGCTGATGTGGGCCTGATGGAAGAGGTGGTGTGCAACATCCAGAAGGAGATAGAAGAAGTCCTAAGAGGCGTGCAGCAGCGGTTGGGTCAGTCTCCCTTCCAGATGACAG ATGCTGCAGTCCTGAACAACGTTGCCCATACATTTGGCTTAATGGACACAATCAAGAAGGTACTGGACAACAGGAAAAATCAGACAGAGCAAGGAGAGGAGCAGTTTCTTTACACACTGGCAG ACCTGGAACGGCAGctggaagaacagaagaaacTTGCCAGGGACCAGAAGGCCAAGTCCCAAACCATCCAGAATGTGGTGCTGATGCCCATGAGTGCTCCCAAGCCCCCCAAGAGACCCCGTCTGCAGCGCCCAGCCTCTGCCACCATCCTCAGCCCCTCCACTCCCATCCAGCAGCCTCAGTTCACTGTCATCTCCCCCATTGCCATCGCTCCTGTTGGACAGCAGTTCTCTGTGGGCAACATCCCAGTGGCAACCATCAGCCAAGGCTCCAGCCCAGTGACTGTTCATACCTTGCCGTCTGGCTCCCAGCTCTTCCGATACGCCACTGTGGTTTCATCCTCCAAGACCAGCTCCTCAGACACTGTTACCCTGCACCCGTcctccagcctggcactgctgagctcaGCAGCCATGCAGGACAGCGGGGCCCTGGCCAACATGGCGGCTGTGGTCAACCCCATGGAACTGGTGGCCATGGAGTCTGGTATCACTTCCACCATCCAAGCTGTGGAAGGCACCTCAGATGATGGGCAGACCATCATAGAGATTGACCCAGCACCAGATCCTGAGGCAGACACAGACGAATCAGATGGCAAAGCTGTGATCCTGGAGACAGAGCTGAGGACTGAGGAAAAAGTGGTGGGAGATGTGGAAGACCATCAGCACCAGGTCCATAATGTGGAGATTGTGGTCTTGGAAGACTAG
- the GMEB1 gene encoding glucocorticoid modulatory element-binding protein 1 isoform X3 produces MANAEVSVPVGDVVVVPSDGNEGENPEDTKTQVILQLQPVQQGIYQEGSEASAAVVAVETHTIHKLEEGIDPSSLETSEEIEIAYPITCGESKAILLWKKFVCPGINVKCVKFNDQLISPKHFVHLAGKSTLKDWKRAIRLGGIMLRKMMDSGQIDFYQHDKVCTNTCRSTKFDLLISSARAPVPGQQSVVQTPTSADGSITQIALSEESMEEGIEWNSALTAAVTMATEEGMKKDTDEISEDTLMFWKGIADVGLMEEVVCNIQKEIEEVLRGVQQRLGQSPFQMTDLERQLEEQKKLARDQKAKSQTIQNVVLMPMSAPKPPKRPRLQRPASATILSPSTPIQQPQFTVISPIAIAPVGQQFSVGNIPVATISQGSSPVTVHTLPSGSQLFRYATVVSSSKTSSSDTVTLHPSSSLALLSSAAMQDSGALANMAAVVNPMELVAMESGITSTIQAVEGTSDDGQTIIEIDPAPDPEADTDESDGKAVILETELRTEEKVVGDVEDHQHQVHNVEIVVLED; encoded by the exons ATGGCGAATGCCGAAGTGAGCGTCCCTGTGGGGGATGTGGTGGTTGTACCAAGTGACGGGAATGAAGGGGAGAACCCGGAGGATACCAAAACCCAAGTGATCTTGCAGCTCCAGCCCGTGCAGCAAGG GATTTACCAAGAGGGCTCTGAGgccagtgctgctgtggtggcCGTGGAAACCCACACCATCCACAAGCTGGAAGAAGGGATTG ACCCCAGCAGCCTTGAAACGAGTGAGGAAATTGAGATTGCCTATCCCATCACCTGTGGGGAGAGCAAAGCTATCCTTCTCTGGAAGAAGTTTGTCTGTCCAGGAATTAACGTCAAGTGTGTGAAG TTCAATGACCAACTGATTAGCCCAAAGCACTTCGTTCACTTGGCTGGGAAGTCTACCCTGAAGGATTGGAAGAGAGCCATTCGCCTTGGAGGAATCATGCTAAG GAAGATGATGGATTCGGGGCAGATTGACTTCTACCAACATGACAAAGTTTGCACCAACACCTGTCGAAGCACCAAGTTTGATCTCCTGATTAGCAGCGCCAGAGCAccagtgccagggcagcagagtGTGGTGCAGACTCCAACTTCAGCTGATG GGAGCATCACCCAGATCGCACTGTCAGAGGAGAGTATGGAGGAGGGGATCGAGTGGAACTCAGCTCTGacagctgctgtcaccatgGCCACTGAAGAAGGCATGAAAAAGGACACGGATGAGATCTCAG AGGATACGCTTATGTTTTGGAAAGGAATAGCTGATGTGGGCCTGATGGAAGAGGTGGTGTGCAACATCCAGAAGGAGATAGAAGAAGTCCTAAGAGGCGTGCAGCAGCGGTTGGGTCAGTCTCCCTTCCAGATGACAG ACCTGGAACGGCAGctggaagaacagaagaaacTTGCCAGGGACCAGAAGGCCAAGTCCCAAACCATCCAGAATGTGGTGCTGATGCCCATGAGTGCTCCCAAGCCCCCCAAGAGACCCCGTCTGCAGCGCCCAGCCTCTGCCACCATCCTCAGCCCCTCCACTCCCATCCAGCAGCCTCAGTTCACTGTCATCTCCCCCATTGCCATCGCTCCTGTTGGACAGCAGTTCTCTGTGGGCAACATCCCAGTGGCAACCATCAGCCAAGGCTCCAGCCCAGTGACTGTTCATACCTTGCCGTCTGGCTCCCAGCTCTTCCGATACGCCACTGTGGTTTCATCCTCCAAGACCAGCTCCTCAGACACTGTTACCCTGCACCCGTcctccagcctggcactgctgagctcaGCAGCCATGCAGGACAGCGGGGCCCTGGCCAACATGGCGGCTGTGGTCAACCCCATGGAACTGGTGGCCATGGAGTCTGGTATCACTTCCACCATCCAAGCTGTGGAAGGCACCTCAGATGATGGGCAGACCATCATAGAGATTGACCCAGCACCAGATCCTGAGGCAGACACAGACGAATCAGATGGCAAAGCTGTGATCCTGGAGACAGAGCTGAGGACTGAGGAAAAAGTGGTGGGAGATGTGGAAGACCATCAGCACCAGGTCCATAATGTGGAGATTGTGGTCTTGGAAGACTAG
- the GMEB1 gene encoding glucocorticoid modulatory element-binding protein 1 isoform X2, protein MANAEVSVPVGDVVVVPSDGNEGENPEDTKTQVILQLQPVQQGIYQEGSEASAAVVAVETHTIHKLEEGIDPSSLETSEEIEIAYPITCGESKAILLWKKFVCPGINVKCVKFNDQLISPKHFVHLAGKSTLKDWKRAIRLGGIMLRKMMDSGQIDFYQHDKVCTNTCRSTKFDLLISSARAPVPGQQSVVQTPTSADGSITQIALSEESMEEGIEWNSALTAAVTMATEEGMKKDTDEISEDTLMFWKGIADVGLMEEVVCNIQKEIEEVLRGVQQRLGQSPFQMTDAAVLNNVAHTFGLMDTIKKVLDNRKNQTEQGEEQFLYTLADLERQLEEQKKLARDQKAKSQTIQNVVLMPMSAPKPPKRPRLQRPASATILSPSTPIQQPQFTVISPIAIAPVGQQFSVGNIPVATISQGSSPVTVHTLPSGSQLFRYATVVSSSKTSSSDTVTLHPSSSLALLSSAAMQDSGALANMAAVVNPMELVAMESGITSTIQAVEGTSDDGQTIIEIDPAPDPEADTDESDGKAVILETELRTEEKVVGDVEDHQHQVHNVEIVVLED, encoded by the exons ATGGCGAATGCCGAAGTGAGCGTCCCTGTGGGGGATGTGGTGGTTGTACCAAGTGACGGGAATGAAGGGGAGAACCCGGAGGATACCAAAACCCAAGTGATCTTGCAGCTCCAGCCCGTGCAGCAAGG GATTTACCAAGAGGGCTCTGAGgccagtgctgctgtggtggcCGTGGAAACCCACACCATCCACAAGCTGGAAGAAGGGATTG ACCCCAGCAGCCTTGAAACGAGTGAGGAAATTGAGATTGCCTATCCCATCACCTGTGGGGAGAGCAAAGCTATCCTTCTCTGGAAGAAGTTTGTCTGTCCAGGAATTAACGTCAAGTGTGTGAAG TTCAATGACCAACTGATTAGCCCAAAGCACTTCGTTCACTTGGCTGGGAAGTCTACCCTGAAGGATTGGAAGAGAGCCATTCGCCTTGGAGGAATCATGCTAAG GAAGATGATGGATTCGGGGCAGATTGACTTCTACCAACATGACAAAGTTTGCACCAACACCTGTCGAAGCACCAAGTTTGATCTCCTGATTAGCAGCGCCAGAGCAccagtgccagggcagcagagtGTGGTGCAGACTCCAACTTCAGCTGATG GGAGCATCACCCAGATCGCACTGTCAGAGGAGAGTATGGAGGAGGGGATCGAGTGGAACTCAGCTCTGacagctgctgtcaccatgGCCACTGAAGAAGGCATGAAAAAGGACACGGATGAGATCTCAG AGGATACGCTTATGTTTTGGAAAGGAATAGCTGATGTGGGCCTGATGGAAGAGGTGGTGTGCAACATCCAGAAGGAGATAGAAGAAGTCCTAAGAGGCGTGCAGCAGCGGTTGGGTCAGTCTCCCTTCCAGATGACAG ATGCTGCAGTCCTGAACAACGTTGCCCATACATTTGGCTTAATGGACACAATCAAGAAGGTACTGGACAACAGGAAAAATCAGACAGAGCAAGGAGAGGAGCAGTTTCTTTACACACTGGCAG ACCTGGAACGGCAGctggaagaacagaagaaacTTGCCAGGGACCAGAAGGCCAAGTCCCAAACCATCCAGAATGTGGTGCTGATGCCCATGAGTGCTCCCAAGCCCCCCAAGAGACCCCGTCTGCAGCGCCCAGCCTCTGCCACCATCCTCAGCCCCTCCACTCCCATCCAGCAGCCTCAGTTCACTGTCATCTCCCCCATTGCCATCGCTCCTGTTGGACAGCAGTTCTCTGTGGGCAACATCCCAGTGGCAACCATCAGCCAAGGCTCCAGCCCAGTGACTGTTCATACCTTGCCGTCTGGCTCCCAGCTCTTCCGATACGCCACTGTGGTTTCATCCTCCAAGACCAGCTCCTCAGACACTGTTACCCTGCACCCGTcctccagcctggcactgctgagctcaGCAGCCATGCAGGACAGCGGGGCCCTGGCCAACATGGCGGCTGTGGTCAACCCCATGGAACTGGTGGCCATGGAGTCTGGTATCACTTCCACCATCCAAGCTGTGGAAGGCACCTCAGATGATGGGCAGACCATCATAGAGATTGACCCAGCACCAGATCCTGAGGCAGACACAGACGAATCAGATGGCAAAGCTGTGATCCTGGAGACAGAGCTGAGGACTGAGGAAAAAGTGGTGGGAGATGTGGAAGACCATCAGCACCAGGTCCATAATGTGGAGATTGTGGTCTTGGAAGACTAG
- the GMEB1 gene encoding glucocorticoid modulatory element-binding protein 1 isoform X4, producing MNDPSSLETSEEIEIAYPITCGESKAILLWKKFVCPGINVKCVKFNDQLISPKHFVHLAGKSTLKDWKRAIRLGGIMLRKMMDSGQIDFYQHDKVCTNTCRSTKFDLLISSARAPVPGQQSVVQTPTSADGSITQIALSEESMEEGIEWNSALTAAVTMATEEGMKKDTDEISEDTLMFWKGIADVGLMEEVVCNIQKEIEEVLRGVQQRLGQSPFQMTDAAVLNNVAHTFGLMDTIKKVLDNRKNQTEQGEEQFLYTLADLERQLEEQKKLARDQKAKSQTIQNVVLMPMSAPKPPKRPRLQRPASATILSPSTPIQQPQFTVISPIAIAPVGQQFSVGNIPVATISQGSSPVTVHTLPSGSQLFRYATVVSSSKTSSSDTVTLHPSSSLALLSSAAMQDSGALANMAAVVNPMELVAMESGITSTIQAVEGTSDDGQTIIEIDPAPDPEADTDESDGKAVILETELRTEEKVVGDVEDHQHQVHNVEIVVLED from the exons ATGAATG ACCCCAGCAGCCTTGAAACGAGTGAGGAAATTGAGATTGCCTATCCCATCACCTGTGGGGAGAGCAAAGCTATCCTTCTCTGGAAGAAGTTTGTCTGTCCAGGAATTAACGTCAAGTGTGTGAAG TTCAATGACCAACTGATTAGCCCAAAGCACTTCGTTCACTTGGCTGGGAAGTCTACCCTGAAGGATTGGAAGAGAGCCATTCGCCTTGGAGGAATCATGCTAAG GAAGATGATGGATTCGGGGCAGATTGACTTCTACCAACATGACAAAGTTTGCACCAACACCTGTCGAAGCACCAAGTTTGATCTCCTGATTAGCAGCGCCAGAGCAccagtgccagggcagcagagtGTGGTGCAGACTCCAACTTCAGCTGATG GGAGCATCACCCAGATCGCACTGTCAGAGGAGAGTATGGAGGAGGGGATCGAGTGGAACTCAGCTCTGacagctgctgtcaccatgGCCACTGAAGAAGGCATGAAAAAGGACACGGATGAGATCTCAG AGGATACGCTTATGTTTTGGAAAGGAATAGCTGATGTGGGCCTGATGGAAGAGGTGGTGTGCAACATCCAGAAGGAGATAGAAGAAGTCCTAAGAGGCGTGCAGCAGCGGTTGGGTCAGTCTCCCTTCCAGATGACAG ATGCTGCAGTCCTGAACAACGTTGCCCATACATTTGGCTTAATGGACACAATCAAGAAGGTACTGGACAACAGGAAAAATCAGACAGAGCAAGGAGAGGAGCAGTTTCTTTACACACTGGCAG ACCTGGAACGGCAGctggaagaacagaagaaacTTGCCAGGGACCAGAAGGCCAAGTCCCAAACCATCCAGAATGTGGTGCTGATGCCCATGAGTGCTCCCAAGCCCCCCAAGAGACCCCGTCTGCAGCGCCCAGCCTCTGCCACCATCCTCAGCCCCTCCACTCCCATCCAGCAGCCTCAGTTCACTGTCATCTCCCCCATTGCCATCGCTCCTGTTGGACAGCAGTTCTCTGTGGGCAACATCCCAGTGGCAACCATCAGCCAAGGCTCCAGCCCAGTGACTGTTCATACCTTGCCGTCTGGCTCCCAGCTCTTCCGATACGCCACTGTGGTTTCATCCTCCAAGACCAGCTCCTCAGACACTGTTACCCTGCACCCGTcctccagcctggcactgctgagctcaGCAGCCATGCAGGACAGCGGGGCCCTGGCCAACATGGCGGCTGTGGTCAACCCCATGGAACTGGTGGCCATGGAGTCTGGTATCACTTCCACCATCCAAGCTGTGGAAGGCACCTCAGATGATGGGCAGACCATCATAGAGATTGACCCAGCACCAGATCCTGAGGCAGACACAGACGAATCAGATGGCAAAGCTGTGATCCTGGAGACAGAGCTGAGGACTGAGGAAAAAGTGGTGGGAGATGTGGAAGACCATCAGCACCAGGTCCATAATGTGGAGATTGTGGTCTTGGAAGACTAG